The following proteins are co-located in the Clostridia bacterium genome:
- a CDS encoding metal ABC transporter ATP-binding protein — protein MALLTCRGLALGYDGRELIGGLDFEVRAGEYLCVVGENGSGKTTLMKTILGLQPPLRGEVLTGDGLKRTEIGYLPQQTEVQRDFPASVWEIVISGCGSRMGLRPFYGREEKRLARENIEKLGLAPLAKRCYRELSGGQQQRVLLARALCATRKALLLDEPVAGLDPKVTAEMYELIARLNREEGVAVIMITHDVQAALPFADRVLHIGSEVWSGTRDEYLACAAARGFLKGGEA, from the coding sequence ATGGCACTTCTCACCTGTCGGGGGCTCGCGCTCGGCTACGACGGCAGAGAGCTTATCGGCGGGCTCGATTTTGAGGTCCGCGCCGGTGAATACCTCTGCGTCGTCGGGGAGAACGGCTCCGGTAAGACCACGCTTATGAAAACGATACTCGGGCTTCAGCCGCCCCTGCGCGGCGAGGTCCTGACGGGCGACGGTCTCAAGCGCACCGAGATCGGCTATCTGCCGCAGCAGACGGAGGTCCAGCGCGACTTTCCCGCTTCGGTTTGGGAGATCGTCATCTCCGGCTGCGGCAGCCGTATGGGCTTGCGCCCGTTTTACGGCAGGGAGGAGAAGCGGCTGGCGCGTGAAAATATCGAAAAACTCGGGCTTGCGCCGCTGGCGAAGCGGTGCTACCGCGAGCTTTCGGGCGGTCAGCAGCAGCGGGTGCTGCTGGCGCGCGCCCTCTGCGCGACGCGCAAGGCGCTGCTGCTCGACGAGCCCGTCGCCGGCCTCGATCCGAAGGTCACCGCGGAGATGTATGAGCTGATCGCGCGGCTCAACCGCGAGGAGGGCGTCGCCGTCATTATGATAACGCACGACGTTCAGGCGGCGCTGCCCTTCGCCGACCGCGTGCTCCATATCGGCTCGGAGGTCTGGTCCGGCACGCGGGATGAATATCTCGCCTGCGCCGCCGCGCGCGGCTTTCTGAAGGGTGGTGAGGCGTGA
- a CDS encoding zinc ABC transporter substrate-binding protein: MKKTLAILLSLLIAAVVPAGCGSDPAPASDEGNEKLSVVATIFPQYDWIKEILGDKADSVEPTLLLDNGVDLHSYKPTADDIVKISNCDMFVYVGGESDEWVEDVLKTANNKKLIAVNLLEVLGDKVKEEEVKEGMEAEHDHEHEEGEEHEEGEEHEEGEEHEEEGPEYDEHVWLSLKHAAFLCEHIAGKLGQLDPANAAVYASNAAAYTAKLAALDGEYAAAVNAAPVRTLLFADRFPFRYLVDDYGLDYYAAFVGCSAESEASFETIMFLAGKVDELGLTAILQIESADGSIARTVKESTKTKDQRVLTLDSLQSVTSASAAGGTTYLSVMKENLNVLKDALK; encoded by the coding sequence ATGAAAAAAACGCTTGCAATACTGCTTTCACTGCTGATTGCGGCAGTTGTTCCCGCCGGCTGCGGAAGCGATCCCGCTCCCGCGAGCGATGAAGGGAACGAAAAATTGAGCGTCGTGGCGACGATCTTCCCGCAATACGACTGGATAAAAGAGATACTCGGCGACAAGGCCGACAGCGTCGAACCGACGCTTCTGCTGGATAACGGCGTCGACCTTCACAGCTACAAGCCCACCGCGGACGACATCGTGAAGATATCAAACTGCGATATGTTCGTTTACGTCGGCGGCGAATCCGACGAATGGGTAGAGGACGTGCTGAAAACCGCGAACAACAAAAAGCTGATCGCCGTTAATCTGCTCGAAGTCCTCGGCGACAAGGTCAAAGAGGAGGAAGTCAAGGAGGGTATGGAAGCTGAGCACGACCACGAGCACGAGGAAGGCGAAGAGCACGAGGAAGGCGAAGAGCACGAGGAGGGCGAAGAGCACGAGGAAGAAGGCCCGGAATACGACGAGCACGTCTGGCTTTCGCTGAAGCACGCCGCGTTCCTGTGCGAGCACATCGCCGGCAAGCTCGGTCAGCTCGATCCGGCGAACGCCGCCGTTTACGCGTCGAACGCCGCCGCTTACACGGCGAAGCTCGCCGCCCTGGACGGCGAATACGCCGCGGCGGTGAACGCCGCGCCGGTCAGAACGCTGCTTTTCGCTGACCGCTTCCCGTTCCGCTACCTTGTCGACGATTACGGGCTTGATTACTACGCCGCCTTCGTCGGCTGCTCCGCGGAGAGCGAAGCGAGCTTTGAAACCATAATGTTCCTCGCCGGCAAGGTCGACGAGCTCGGGCTGACCGCGATCCTTCAGATCGAGAGCGCGGACGGCTCCATCGCCCGCACCGTGAAGGAAAGCACGAAGACGAAGGATCAGCGCGTCCTGACGCTCGATTCGCTCCAATCCGTTACTTCGGCGTCCGCCGCCGGCGGAACGACCTACCTTTCCGTTATGAAGGAAAACCTCAACGTCCTGAAGGACGCGCTGAAATAG